One window of Geitlerinema sp. PCC 9228 genomic DNA carries:
- a CDS encoding septal ring lytic transglycosylase RlpA family protein encodes MTRKLFSSLTATASILVLGVVPSSLAEEIRRHAASEEHSQDHRRSDVPALHKRPKTSPEVVKVGEYQACTATDTSCRADDASEAIASLYAHEWQGRQAATLYVKDIPVLLFLGASAENTSAAESQVGAMSEVAVSRAGEPTPSSVAGSKKPASAAKPANDPSDPVWRASAIAAQLNQMHRQNVDAESIRGRWHPELESYVIEVNGEILVELSDSVTFVSDTDNLARNTLETTNKLRRLLGEAPPLASIPTKPQPQPQPQPERNNLLASLRGYASWYGPGFHGRLSASGEPFNQYDLTAAHRSLPFGTRVRVTNLRNGSSVVVRINDRGPYHGNRIIDLSKAAAQVLGLTRMGVAPVRVEVLGRPR; translated from the coding sequence ATGACGCGAAAACTGTTTAGTAGCCTGACCGCTACAGCAAGCATTTTGGTTCTGGGCGTGGTTCCCTCTAGCCTGGCAGAAGAGATACGAAGGCACGCTGCTAGCGAAGAGCATTCCCAGGACCACCGTAGAAGCGACGTTCCCGCACTTCACAAGAGGCCAAAAACGTCGCCAGAAGTCGTCAAAGTGGGAGAATATCAAGCTTGCACCGCCACAGATACCTCCTGTCGTGCCGATGATGCCTCTGAAGCGATCGCCTCTTTGTACGCCCACGAGTGGCAGGGCAGACAGGCTGCGACCCTATACGTCAAAGATATTCCCGTACTTCTGTTTTTGGGGGCTTCGGCAGAGAACACCAGCGCCGCCGAATCCCAAGTAGGAGCCATGTCCGAGGTAGCTGTCAGTAGGGCCGGCGAACCTACACCGAGTTCTGTCGCCGGGTCGAAGAAACCCGCCAGTGCTGCGAAACCAGCCAACGACCCCAGCGATCCCGTATGGCGAGCTAGTGCGATCGCTGCCCAGCTCAACCAAATGCACCGCCAGAACGTGGATGCCGAATCTATTCGGGGGCGGTGGCATCCAGAATTAGAAAGTTACGTTATCGAGGTCAACGGCGAAATTCTGGTAGAACTGTCCGATAGCGTCACCTTTGTCAGCGATACCGACAACCTGGCCCGCAATACCTTAGAAACCACCAACAAACTGCGCCGCTTGCTTGGGGAAGCTCCACCTTTGGCATCAATTCCCACCAAACCCCAACCCCAACCCCAACCCCAACCGGAAAGAAACAACTTACTGGCCAGCTTGCGCGGATACGCTTCCTGGTACGGTCCTGGCTTTCACGGACGTTTGAGTGCCAGTGGCGAACCGTTCAACCAATACGACCTAACAGCCGCCCATCGCTCGCTGCCCTTTGGTACTCGAGTGCGGGTTACCAACTTGCGCAACGGCAGTTCTGTGGTGGTGCGCATTAACGACCGGGGGCCGTATCACGGCAATCGCATCATCGATCTATCCAAAGCCGCAGCTCAGGTTTTGGGGTTGACCCGTATGGGAGTAGCGCCAGTACGTGTGGAAGTTTTGGGAAGGCCGAGATAG